One window from the genome of Pedobacter schmidteae encodes:
- a CDS encoding glycosyltransferase family 2 protein: METNNEEMMVSISCLTFNHEQYIAQAIEGFLMQKTTFKFEALIGEDCSTDGTRKIVEEYQKKYPEIIKLVTSEHNVGLKNNFDRIALQAKGKYMAMCEGDDFWTDPYKLQKQIDFMETHPEYIICCHYSEIIDEHGKSLYVNPNPVSLEFGYEDILQGNKDETFTATLIYRTSLDVNHMRNQDWYIKCHAPDKFLKLYATGVTGKKIYVMPEVMSCYRKHRGGIWSMVDPYEIRGRELFDFNIIINSFKYPSYLKWKLLKVYSRKYLRHDIRKLQINNAFNTIRHLLL, from the coding sequence ATGGAGACAAATAATGAAGAAATGATGGTTAGTATTAGCTGTCTAACCTTTAATCATGAACAGTATATTGCCCAGGCAATTGAAGGGTTTTTAATGCAGAAAACGACGTTTAAGTTTGAAGCTTTAATTGGAGAAGATTGTTCTACTGATGGAACCCGAAAGATTGTGGAAGAGTACCAGAAAAAATACCCTGAGATTATCAAACTGGTTACCTCCGAACACAATGTTGGCCTAAAGAATAATTTCGATCGAATAGCCTTACAAGCCAAGGGTAAATATATGGCCATGTGTGAAGGAGATGACTTCTGGACTGATCCATATAAACTTCAAAAGCAAATTGATTTTATGGAAACACATCCGGAATATATAATTTGCTGTCACTATTCAGAAATTATTGATGAGCATGGCAAAAGTCTGTATGTAAATCCTAATCCGGTAAGTCTTGAATTTGGTTATGAAGATATTTTACAAGGGAACAAAGATGAGACTTTTACAGCGACATTAATATACAGAACAAGTTTGGACGTTAATCATATGCGCAACCAGGATTGGTACATTAAATGTCATGCTCCGGATAAGTTTTTGAAGTTATACGCAACCGGGGTTACAGGTAAAAAGATTTACGTGATGCCAGAAGTTATGAGCTGTTATAGGAAGCATAGAGGGGGAATCTGGAGTATGGTAGACCCCTATGAAATCAGAGGTAGAGAATTATTCGATTTCAATATCATTATCAACAGCTTTAAATATCCTTCTTATTTGAAATGGAAATTATTAAAAGTTTATTCCAGGAAATATTTGCGTCATGACATTCGAAAGCTACAAATTAACAACGCCTTTAATACCATCAGACATCTTCTGCTTTAA
- a CDS encoding nucleotide sugar dehydrogenase gives MLNVHTKIAVIGLGYVGLPLAVEFAKQYKVLGFDINENRIAELNSGIDQTLEISERSLKDVLTYDCTTPKGLYCTNELNKIESCSIYIVTVPTPVDKNNRPDLSPLIKASTAVGKVLKKGDIVIYESTVYPGVTEDECVPVLAKISGLKFNVDFFAGYSPERINPGDKNHTVANILKITSGSTPEVAEIVDQLYKSIIVAGTHKASSIKVAEAAKIIENAQRDINIAFVNELAMIFNRLGIDTNEVLNAAGTKWNFLNFKPGLVGGHCIGVDPYYLAQKAQEVGYHPEIILAGRRVNDGMGAYVADQLIKQMIQKDTHIIGAKVLVLGFTFKENCPDVRNTKVIDIINRLKEYNVTVTVHDPWANVQHAKHEYGIICENGESKTRKYDGILLAVAHQEFKTIDLKKLCKKNTVIYDIKSLFPDEAVDFRL, from the coding sequence ATGTTAAACGTACACACAAAAATTGCGGTTATTGGTTTGGGCTATGTGGGGCTACCTTTAGCCGTAGAGTTTGCAAAGCAATATAAGGTATTGGGTTTTGATATTAATGAAAACCGTATAGCCGAACTCAATTCAGGAATTGATCAAACTTTGGAGATTAGTGAGCGCAGCCTGAAAGATGTACTCACTTACGACTGTACTACACCAAAAGGACTGTACTGTACTAATGAACTTAATAAAATTGAGAGCTGCTCTATATATATTGTCACTGTACCAACTCCGGTAGATAAAAACAATCGACCTGATTTATCACCTTTGATCAAAGCAAGTACAGCTGTTGGAAAAGTTTTAAAGAAAGGGGATATCGTGATTTATGAATCAACCGTTTATCCGGGAGTTACCGAAGATGAATGCGTACCCGTTTTAGCTAAAATATCCGGTTTGAAATTTAATGTTGATTTTTTTGCCGGCTATTCTCCCGAACGTATTAATCCAGGCGATAAAAATCATACTGTCGCGAATATTCTCAAAATAACCTCTGGTTCCACCCCTGAAGTAGCTGAAATTGTAGATCAGTTATATAAGTCTATCATTGTGGCGGGAACTCATAAAGCGTCGAGTATTAAGGTAGCTGAAGCCGCCAAAATAATTGAAAACGCACAGCGGGATATCAATATAGCGTTTGTTAATGAACTGGCAATGATTTTTAATCGTTTGGGCATTGATACGAATGAAGTTTTAAATGCTGCGGGGACTAAATGGAACTTTTTGAACTTTAAACCCGGATTAGTTGGTGGACATTGTATCGGTGTAGATCCTTATTATTTGGCACAAAAAGCACAGGAAGTTGGATATCATCCTGAAATTATTTTAGCCGGACGCCGGGTTAATGATGGAATGGGGGCCTATGTAGCCGATCAGCTGATTAAACAAATGATTCAAAAGGATACTCATATTATAGGTGCGAAAGTGCTGGTTTTGGGTTTTACATTCAAAGAGAATTGTCCCGATGTGCGCAACACCAAGGTGATTGATATCATCAATCGGTTAAAAGAATACAATGTTACTGTAACTGTTCACGACCCCTGGGCAAATGTGCAACATGCAAAACATGAATACGGAATTATATGTGAAAATGGGGAATCAAAAACGAGGAAATATGATGGGATACTATTGGCTGTTGCTCATCAGGAATTTAAGACGATTGATTTAAAAAAATTATGTAAAAAAAATACAGTGATTTATGATATAAAATCGCTGTTTCCTGATGAAGCTGTAGATTTCCGATTATAG
- a CDS encoding class I SAM-dependent methyltransferase, whose product MINETIKEIIQWDVVNWAKALEYWEKSTPIKNKKYTCLELGAANGGLSLWLSLNKNRVLCTDINEPKAAARKMHKKYKCSSRIQYAPMDATNIPFENHFDIVAFKSILGGISQNCHDEYKLKTLDEIYKALKPGGKLFFAENLEASLIHKMLRKKFGTPHWNYIRMNEIRTIFQSYKKITFTTVGFFGCMGRNEMQRNFLGRIDNIVEKILPRKLHYILIGVAEK is encoded by the coding sequence ATGATAAATGAAACCATCAAAGAGATTATTCAATGGGACGTTGTAAATTGGGCTAAGGCACTTGAATATTGGGAGAAAAGCACCCCTATAAAAAATAAGAAATATACCTGCCTGGAATTGGGTGCAGCCAATGGCGGATTATCACTATGGCTATCACTGAATAAAAATAGAGTATTGTGTACCGATATTAATGAACCGAAAGCTGCAGCGCGTAAAATGCACAAAAAATATAAATGCAGTTCCCGTATTCAATATGCGCCGATGGACGCTACAAATATCCCTTTTGAAAATCATTTTGACATTGTTGCATTTAAATCAATACTTGGAGGGATAAGTCAAAATTGCCATGATGAATACAAATTAAAAACGTTAGATGAAATATATAAAGCACTAAAACCGGGAGGAAAACTCTTTTTTGCTGAAAACCTGGAAGCATCCCTGATCCATAAAATGCTTCGGAAAAAATTTGGAACACCACACTGGAATTACATCAGGATGAATGAAATCAGAACTATTTTTCAATCCTATAAAAAAATCACATTCACTACCGTAGGTTTCTTTGGATGTATGGGAAGAAACGAGATGCAAAGAAATTTTCTGGGAAGGATAGATAATATAGTAGAGAAAATACTTCCGAGAAAATTGCATTACATATTGATTGGTGTGGCAGAAAAATAA
- the asnB gene encoding asparagine synthase (glutamine-hydrolyzing), producing the protein MCGIFGTINFNSSRNYDEIFRELFHRGPDEQRQLQEDNIELYHARLAIQDLSELGQQPMKYRQLTIVFNGEIYNHLELRKKYGLVESSNSDTKTILMLYERIGMRLLEECDGMFAFALYDAEHKKLYLARDRAGKKPLYVYKKGNQCVFSSELNVLFKVVQPEINYSAIADYLYLGYHYRQSTPYLLVSELENGCYMEIDTLTTACKKVKWFDISDFYQHTQKLNYEASIDQLDFNLQQAVKRRIDSSDLDVGSFLSGGIDSGLITSIAAMHKRSLKTFTVRVEGSYDESGLARMVAKKYNTDHTVVDISFGELQNDIEKILVNHGEPNCDNSAIPSYYVAREAKKHITVVLNGDGADELFGGYRRYVPFKHFDFFNSGKITTQTAKILAGILPIANEKQSSYNYLYRLLKMASYSDILKVYNSASCDLFVGFEDQFLQRPLMADISHDLTEVNKLPISSLKKIILTDFQSMLFSRLLPKMDIATMAHSLEGRSPFLSKEILEFAPGLPDKYKINGITTKSILRNLATRYLPPELIDQPKRGFEIPLKKWINDELKEIIEDYLLAPQTLYSKIIRQSFIEDLLKSKVKISDERRAKILFCVFGLEVWYKNLNKVNVASALLSS; encoded by the coding sequence ATGTGTGGGATATTTGGAACAATAAATTTTAATTCGAGTCGAAATTATGACGAGATATTTCGTGAGTTATTTCACCGGGGGCCAGATGAACAACGCCAGCTTCAGGAAGATAACATAGAATTGTATCATGCGCGACTAGCTATACAGGACCTAAGTGAACTAGGGCAGCAGCCGATGAAATATCGGCAACTCACTATTGTTTTTAATGGGGAGATTTATAATCATCTGGAACTTAGAAAGAAATACGGTCTTGTGGAGTCTTCGAATTCCGATACCAAAACTATTTTGATGTTATACGAACGTATTGGGATGCGTTTGTTGGAAGAGTGCGATGGAATGTTTGCATTTGCATTGTACGATGCAGAGCATAAGAAGCTATATCTTGCCCGCGATCGCGCAGGAAAAAAACCGCTATATGTTTACAAAAAAGGAAACCAATGCGTTTTTTCATCTGAGTTGAATGTTCTGTTTAAGGTGGTGCAACCGGAAATAAATTATTCAGCAATTGCCGATTATCTTTACTTGGGATACCATTACAGGCAATCTACACCATATTTATTAGTCTCGGAGTTGGAGAATGGATGCTATATGGAGATTGATACCCTGACAACTGCTTGTAAAAAAGTTAAATGGTTCGACATTTCCGACTTTTACCAACATACACAGAAACTAAATTATGAAGCGTCAATAGATCAGTTGGATTTTAATCTGCAGCAGGCAGTTAAGCGAAGGATAGACAGTTCCGATTTAGATGTAGGCTCGTTTCTAAGTGGGGGGATTGATAGCGGGCTAATCACATCTATTGCTGCTATGCATAAAAGGAGTTTAAAAACATTTACAGTTAGAGTGGAAGGAAGCTATGACGAATCGGGATTAGCCCGAATGGTTGCCAAGAAATATAATACCGATCATACAGTTGTTGATATTTCCTTTGGGGAATTACAAAATGATATAGAAAAAATACTCGTTAATCATGGAGAACCAAATTGCGACAATTCGGCTATACCAAGCTACTATGTCGCAAGGGAAGCTAAAAAGCATATCACTGTTGTGTTAAATGGAGATGGAGCTGATGAATTATTTGGAGGATACAGACGGTATGTTCCCTTTAAACATTTCGATTTTTTTAACTCAGGTAAAATAACCACACAGACAGCGAAAATTCTTGCCGGAATATTGCCAATTGCCAACGAAAAACAAAGCAGCTATAATTACCTGTATCGCTTACTGAAAATGGCCAGTTACAGCGATATACTTAAAGTATACAATTCTGCCTCTTGCGATTTGTTTGTAGGTTTTGAAGACCAGTTTTTACAAAGGCCGCTAATGGCAGATATTTCTCATGATCTGACAGAGGTCAATAAATTACCTATATCGTCCTTAAAGAAGATCATACTGACAGATTTTCAATCTATGTTATTTAGCCGTCTGCTTCCAAAAATGGATATTGCTACTATGGCGCATTCATTGGAAGGAAGAAGCCCATTCTTATCTAAAGAAATATTAGAGTTTGCCCCGGGTTTACCGGATAAGTATAAAATAAACGGAATCACAACAAAGTCCATTCTTCGTAATTTAGCTACCAGGTATCTTCCGCCTGAATTAATTGATCAACCCAAAAGGGGGTTTGAAATCCCGTTAAAGAAGTGGATTAACGATGAATTAAAAGAAATTATCGAGGACTACTTGCTCGCGCCTCAAACATTGTATAGTAAAATTATCAGGCAAAGTTTCATAGAAGATTTGCTCAAATCAAAAGTTAAGATCTCTGATGAAAGACGGGCAAAAATTCTTTTTTGCGTCTTTGGATTGGAAGTTTGGTACAAAAATCTTAATAAAGTAAATGTTGCATCAGCCTTATTGTCTTCCTAA
- a CDS encoding glycosyltransferase, whose protein sequence is MTMACNILFITTGLLKGGAETQLLKVARFLKARQFKVRIVSLKPLNDFNTDFGAEGLDVVFLKNWKKSPLLNCFTLFRSVKEFKADVVIAFMFVSIIFARFLKMWFGFKLISSIRTSVISNKWRQIFKLTSGWDDLVLYNSQKSKFNFEQNNLVKRGGLVINNAISIPQITYSKSSEGEPKNFVWISMAHFVPEKDYKTLFRATALIKNRNFRIDILGNLYHQDWPFEMIEKLEIRTHINLLGLKTETEPFLHNADGFVLSSFLEGMPNALLEAMAHNKPIIASSVDGIEELLSGVNCGFLFKQGDELGLAEKMSCIMDMTVEERYALGKNGRQHVEKTFSEEKVLEEWLSIVEQFSEKKKTPLTELLPQ, encoded by the coding sequence ATGACTATGGCTTGCAATATTTTGTTCATTACAACCGGCTTACTTAAAGGCGGAGCGGAGACACAATTGCTTAAAGTGGCCCGCTTCTTAAAAGCCAGACAATTTAAGGTCAGGATAGTGTCCTTAAAGCCATTAAACGATTTTAATACAGATTTCGGAGCTGAGGGACTTGATGTAGTTTTTCTGAAAAATTGGAAAAAGAGTCCTCTTTTAAATTGCTTCACACTTTTTAGGTCTGTTAAAGAATTTAAAGCGGATGTGGTCATCGCATTTATGTTTGTGTCAATAATATTTGCACGTTTTTTAAAAATGTGGTTCGGGTTTAAGTTAATCTCATCAATTCGTACCTCAGTTATTTCAAATAAATGGCGCCAGATATTTAAGTTAACTTCAGGTTGGGACGATTTGGTTTTGTATAATTCTCAAAAGTCGAAGTTTAACTTTGAGCAAAATAATCTTGTAAAAAGGGGAGGCCTGGTTATAAATAATGCAATTTCAATTCCCCAAATAACCTATAGCAAATCATCTGAAGGTGAGCCGAAAAACTTTGTTTGGATTTCAATGGCGCATTTTGTCCCTGAGAAGGACTATAAAACGTTATTCAGAGCAACCGCTTTAATCAAAAATAGAAATTTCAGAATTGACATTCTTGGGAATTTGTATCATCAGGATTGGCCATTTGAAATGATTGAGAAATTAGAGATCAGAACGCACATTAACCTGCTGGGGTTAAAAACAGAAACAGAGCCTTTTTTACACAATGCCGATGGTTTTGTGCTTTCTTCCTTCCTGGAAGGTATGCCAAATGCATTGTTAGAAGCGATGGCTCACAATAAACCAATCATAGCTTCTTCGGTAGATGGTATTGAAGAATTACTTAGTGGGGTTAATTGTGGTTTTCTATTTAAACAAGGAGATGAGCTTGGCCTGGCCGAAAAAATGAGCTGCATCATGGACATGACTGTTGAGGAACGATATGCCCTAGGAAAGAATGGAAGACAACATGTTGAAAAAACCTTCTCTGAAGAAAAGGTTTTGGAAGAGTGGTTGTCAATTGTTGAACAGTTTTCTGAAAAGAAAAAAACTCCTTTAACTGAATTACTACCCCAATAG
- a CDS encoding glycosyltransferase, producing MKLQLFFVINALTAGGAERVVTNLGNYFSKKGFRVTIVCLNYSTPVYRLEEGVEVIYLTKRNNNDNVLFRLWFGIITFFKLLYLLIKEKPGCVISFMTSANLWTGLTCCLTGIPFIVSERTTPDHTINRFNFFLKWISFMLYRKSKAIVIPAKAMENCLKKNKSFRKLNNFSLIKNYVNVFNPPGSQRVHHRKFILGVGRLSYEKGFDQLIEAYSKMQKRDIDLIIAGDGNERENLMAKIAELDLSDHVVLIGAKENLQDYYGQAELFVLPSRNEGYPNALIEAMSMGCPSIAMDCEFGPSEIIENGLNGVLVEDKNILMLAESMSEVLNNALLKGKLSESAKLINQTNSQEVITSKWEKLILSAQ from the coding sequence ATGAAACTTCAACTTTTCTTTGTAATTAATGCGCTTACCGCCGGCGGAGCAGAGCGCGTGGTGACCAATCTTGGGAATTATTTTAGTAAGAAAGGGTTCCGGGTGACCATTGTTTGCCTTAACTATAGTACACCTGTTTACCGTTTAGAAGAAGGTGTAGAGGTAATTTATCTCACTAAAAGGAACAATAACGATAATGTGCTTTTTAGATTGTGGTTTGGCATAATTACATTTTTTAAGCTCCTGTATTTACTGATTAAAGAGAAACCGGGATGTGTAATTTCTTTTATGACATCCGCAAACCTTTGGACCGGACTAACCTGTTGTTTAACTGGCATTCCTTTCATTGTGTCGGAACGTACCACACCAGATCACACAATAAATCGGTTTAATTTCTTCTTAAAATGGATTTCTTTTATGCTCTATCGTAAATCTAAAGCCATCGTAATACCGGCAAAAGCAATGGAAAATTGTTTGAAAAAAAACAAATCTTTCCGGAAGCTTAATAATTTTTCTTTGATTAAAAATTATGTGAATGTATTTAATCCGCCCGGATCTCAGCGTGTTCATCATCGCAAATTTATTCTTGGTGTGGGTCGTCTTTCTTACGAGAAAGGATTTGACCAGCTAATAGAAGCCTACAGTAAAATGCAAAAAAGGGACATTGATTTAATTATTGCCGGTGATGGAAATGAGCGTGAAAATTTAATGGCCAAAATTGCAGAACTGGATTTATCTGATCATGTTGTGCTAATTGGGGCAAAAGAGAATTTACAGGATTATTATGGACAGGCAGAATTATTTGTACTCCCTTCAAGAAACGAGGGATATCCTAATGCTTTAATTGAAGCAATGAGTATGGGATGTCCAAGTATTGCAATGGATTGTGAATTTGGCCCATCTGAAATTATTGAAAATGGGTTGAATGGTGTACTTGTAGAAGATAAAAACATTTTAATGTTGGCCGAATCGATGTCAGAAGTTTTAAATAATGCGCTACTCAAGGGCAAATTGTCTGAATCCGCAAAGTTGATAAATCAAACAAATTCCCAGGAAGTGATTACTTCAAAATGGGAGAAATTAATACTAAGCGCGCAGTAA
- a CDS encoding lipopolysaccharide biosynthesis protein, producing the protein MDLEGKTVYGVFWSVGQELSSKFIGFFITIVLARILSPAEFGLIAMLSIFIAVGNSLLDGGLTSSLVRTIEVTQKDCSTVFYFNLIGSIVIYAILFFSAPLIAAFYNQPVLINIVRVYGISLIINAFYGIQQTLLVKEMRFKTMTAIQLPSVVGGGILGIILARLGFGVWSLVWMSLLNSFISTVLHWYFSKWRPIMLFDLTSFKNHFHYGYKLTLSGLIDKLYQNIYTIIIGKFYIPAQLGFYSRADTISQLPIGIISSAVNKVTFPMFVKIANNKEQLVNVYRKVMLQVLFWMAPSLVALSVIAEPLFRLMLTDKWLPAVPYFQIMCISGIMYPINSFNLNILKVKGHSNLFLKLEIIKKVLCVAGIICAFPFGIYGLLYFQLFFSFFSFYINSVYTVKLIDYPFVKQIEDILPTLCVSGLIGISGYFLDKLLFSFNFNDLSRVIVVGLAYFAGYFALSFLLKLSAIVDFIQLIFKRIYQ; encoded by the coding sequence ATGGATCTGGAAGGAAAAACGGTTTACGGTGTTTTTTGGTCGGTCGGTCAGGAGTTGAGTTCCAAATTCATCGGCTTTTTTATCACCATTGTACTTGCCAGGATCTTATCACCGGCAGAGTTCGGTTTGATAGCCATGCTGTCAATTTTTATAGCTGTTGGGAATTCCTTATTGGATGGAGGATTAACTTCTTCATTAGTGCGTACCATCGAAGTAACACAAAAAGATTGTTCTACCGTTTTCTATTTTAATTTGATTGGCAGTATCGTCATATACGCAATTTTGTTTTTTTCGGCCCCTCTTATAGCTGCTTTTTATAATCAACCTGTATTGATAAATATTGTTAGAGTTTATGGTATTTCATTGATTATTAATGCATTTTATGGAATTCAGCAGACTCTTCTGGTTAAAGAGATGAGATTCAAAACAATGACCGCCATTCAGTTACCCTCGGTTGTAGGTGGCGGTATTTTAGGAATTATTTTGGCCCGACTGGGTTTTGGAGTTTGGAGCCTGGTTTGGATGAGTTTACTTAATTCATTTATATCTACAGTATTACATTGGTATTTCTCTAAATGGCGACCGATCATGTTATTTGATCTTACTAGTTTTAAAAATCACTTTCATTATGGCTATAAACTCACATTATCTGGGTTGATAGATAAACTATATCAGAATATTTATACCATAATTATTGGTAAATTTTATATCCCCGCTCAACTGGGGTTTTATTCCAGAGCAGATACAATTAGTCAACTTCCAATAGGGATCATATCCTCTGCAGTAAATAAGGTTACATTTCCAATGTTCGTTAAAATAGCAAACAATAAAGAACAACTTGTAAATGTATATAGAAAGGTAATGCTACAGGTACTTTTTTGGATGGCGCCATCTTTAGTGGCTTTAAGTGTTATCGCAGAACCACTGTTTAGACTCATGCTAACTGATAAGTGGCTACCTGCTGTCCCGTATTTTCAAATTATGTGTATTTCTGGCATCATGTACCCAATTAATTCCTTTAATCTGAATATTTTAAAAGTAAAAGGACACAGTAATTTGTTTTTGAAATTAGAAATTATAAAAAAAGTACTTTGTGTTGCCGGTATTATTTGCGCTTTCCCATTTGGCATTTATGGATTGTTGTATTTTCAATTGTTTTTTAGCTTCTTTAGTTTCTATATCAACTCCGTTTATACCGTTAAACTTATAGACTACCCTTTTGTTAAACAAATTGAGGACATTCTACCTACCTTATGTGTTTCCGGATTAATAGGCATAAGCGGTTATTTTTTAGACAAATTGCTTTTTTCTTTCAACTTTAATGATTTATCCAGAGTTATAGTTGTTGGCCTCGCTTATTTCGCAGGTTATTTTGCTTTAAGTTTTCTGTTAAAACTATCTGCTATTGTAGATTTTATACAATTGATCTTCAAAAGAATATACCAGTAG
- a CDS encoding glycosyltransferase family 4 protein, with the protein MNKVTIVHIIGVLGRGGAERFVIDLCNELARNELYKVYLVSLCANDADTAFLEEISEEVNYVSFHKGNGFSLRVLLRLTSWLVKQKAEIIHTHLNALEYLLLYRFRNRKARFFHTIHSTAEAECPGLLIKTLRKGLYKRNLITPIAVSHNGKESFIKYYKLDNVLVIQNGRPFLKMTNEYPDLVKKYKLGTICFLLIHVGRVIKVKNQRLLIEAVQKFNAQAYKKCKLLLIGEVRDEALYQELLDLVGTDEYIDFLGGKDNIADYLALADFFCLSSFYEGMPISLIEALSVGCIPICTRVGGINDMIDNGYNGFLSEDSSVDAYCQTIKNAILYPNKSEISENSIHEFKLKYHIAASGNKHTLIYGTNSINNNHV; encoded by the coding sequence ATGAACAAAGTAACAATAGTACATATTATAGGCGTACTAGGAAGAGGTGGTGCCGAGCGTTTTGTGATTGATTTATGTAATGAGTTGGCCCGGAATGAACTATATAAAGTATACCTGGTTTCATTGTGTGCCAATGATGCAGACACGGCTTTTCTTGAAGAAATTAGCGAAGAAGTAAATTATGTTTCTTTCCATAAAGGCAATGGATTCAGTTTACGTGTACTTTTGCGATTGACCTCATGGCTGGTAAAGCAAAAAGCAGAAATAATTCATACACACTTAAATGCTTTGGAATATTTGCTTTTATACCGGTTTAGAAATAGAAAGGCCAGATTTTTTCATACTATTCATTCTACAGCAGAAGCCGAGTGTCCCGGGCTTTTAATTAAGACTTTACGTAAAGGTCTTTACAAAAGGAACTTAATAACGCCCATAGCTGTTTCCCACAACGGGAAGGAATCATTTATAAAATATTACAAGCTAGATAACGTGTTGGTGATTCAAAACGGAAGACCATTTTTAAAAATGACAAATGAATATCCCGACCTGGTCAAAAAATATAAGCTAGGTACCATTTGTTTTCTTTTAATTCATGTTGGAAGAGTTATAAAAGTAAAAAACCAGCGGCTATTAATTGAAGCGGTACAAAAATTTAATGCCCAGGCCTATAAAAAATGTAAGTTGTTATTGATAGGGGAAGTTCGCGACGAGGCTTTGTACCAGGAACTTCTTGATCTGGTGGGAACAGATGAATACATTGATTTTTTAGGAGGAAAAGACAATATTGCCGACTACCTGGCTTTGGCCGATTTTTTCTGTCTATCTAGCTTCTATGAGGGGATGCCCATTTCTCTAATTGAAGCATTGTCTGTAGGTTGTATCCCAATTTGTACCAGGGTAGGTGGCATCAATGATATGATTGATAATGGCTATAACGGTTTTTTAAGTGAAGATAGCAGTGTGGATGCTTATTGTCAGACGATAAAAAATGCAATACTCTATCCAAATAAGTCGGAGATCAGTGAAAACAGCATACATGAATTTAAATTGAAGTATCATATTGCAGCATCTGGTAACAAGCACACACTAATCTATGGTACTAATTCTATAAATAATAACCATGTATAA
- a CDS encoding sugar transferase produces MYAKRIFDFIIALLGIIFLLPLFLMVSVLIAMDSKGNVFYKQMRVGRNRVDFELIKFRTMYIDSDKAGLLTVGDHDRRITRVGCWLRKYKIDELPQLLNVLKGDMSFVGPRPEVKKYVELYDEQQQMILSLKPGITDWASIEFSNENALLATSDDPENFYIKEIIPSKIIQNLKYIHKHGIWVDLTIIFLTLKKIMLR; encoded by the coding sequence ATGTATGCAAAAAGAATTTTCGATTTTATAATTGCCCTGTTGGGAATTATATTTCTGTTGCCGCTGTTTTTGATGGTCTCGGTATTGATCGCTATGGACTCCAAAGGAAATGTTTTTTACAAACAAATGCGTGTCGGCAGAAACCGGGTAGATTTCGAATTGATAAAATTCAGAACTATGTATATCGACTCTGATAAAGCGGGCTTATTAACTGTTGGTGATCATGATAGACGAATAACCAGGGTAGGTTGCTGGCTTAGAAAATATAAAATAGATGAATTGCCTCAGCTCCTTAATGTATTAAAAGGAGATATGAGTTTTGTAGGCCCCAGGCCGGAAGTAAAAAAATACGTAGAGTTATATGATGAACAACAACAAATGATTCTTTCCCTCAAGCCTGGAATTACAGATTGGGCATCTATTGAATTTTCAAATGAAAATGCATTGTTGGCTACGTCGGATGATCCTGAAAATTTCTATATAAAAGAGATCATTCCGTCCAAAATTATTCAAAACCTGAAATATATTCATAAGCATGGAATCTGGGTGGATCTTACTATTATCTTTCTTACGCTTAAAAAAATAATGCTCAGATAA
- a CDS encoding helix-turn-helix transcriptional regulator: protein MNSNKGDVIERIVRTKIGISELSRILNVSRTSIYNWFEHGHLTLETICKIGQAIDHDFANEFPEEFAKASNHTSEVFSSKETKKETCESSIHYWMNKYIALLEKYNQLLTEIAKPETKTGFDAVGCASGTHENIDKRDHNLSYIL, encoded by the coding sequence ATGAATTCAAATAAAGGGGATGTAATTGAACGTATTGTTCGGACAAAAATTGGAATCAGCGAACTTTCACGAATACTAAATGTTAGTAGAACATCTATCTATAACTGGTTTGAACACGGACATTTGACGCTTGAAACCATTTGCAAGATTGGTCAGGCCATAGATCACGATTTTGCAAATGAATTTCCAGAGGAATTTGCAAAAGCATCAAATCACACCTCTGAGGTGTTTAGTTCGAAAGAGACAAAAAAAGAAACTTGCGAAAGTTCAATCCATTATTGGATGAATAAATATATTGCCCTTCTGGAAAAATACAATCAATTGTTAACTGAAATTGCAAAACCGGAGACAAAGACCGGTTTCGATGCTGTAGGATGCGCTTCAGGTACACACGAGAACATCGATAAAAGAGATCATAATTTAAGCTACATCTTGTAA